CAAGGGTTGGTGATGATGATTGGAACGCTCTTATTATTAGGTGGCGTGATCTATTTTGCTGGGGGCATTGAACCGATTATCAATAAGTTAGAAATGATTAACCCGCAATTAATTACGCCTTATGGCATTGATGAACGCCCGTTAGATTTTACGTTTATGCTGTCGTTTTGGGTATTAGTATGCTTTGGTTTGATGGGGCTACCACAATTAGCAATGCGAAGTATGGCGTATAAAAATAGCAAAGCATTGCATCAAGCAATGATTATTGGCACCGTGGTAGTTTCTATTTTGATGCTGGGAATGCACTTAGCAGGAGCGTTAGGGCGAGCATTATTGCCTGATTTAACGGTAGTTGATCAGGTTATTCCAACTCTAATGTTAAAGGTGCTTCCGCCAGTCGTTGTCGGGATCTTTTTGGCCGCTCCTATGGCGGCAATTATGTCATCAATTGATTCAATGTTAATTCAAGCATCTTCGACAATTATTAAAGATCTTTATTTGGCATTTCGTCCTACAGCCATTGAAAATGAGCCTAGGCTAAAAATTTTCTCAACATTAACGACCCTTGGACTTACAATAATTGTTTTTCTCTTGGCGTTTAATCCTCCTGATATGTTGATCTGGTTAAATTTATTATCATTAGGTGGTTTGGAAGCAACTTTTCTATGGGTAATCGTTCTTGGTTTATATTGGCAAAAAGCGAATGCAACGGGGGCGATATTTTCAATGATGATAGGGCTGGGAAGTTATATGCTAATGGCTGGATTACAAATAAAACTTTTTAATTTTCATAGCATTGTACCGAGCTTATTCTTTGGGTTAATTGCATTTGGGATTGGAAATTTGTTGGGAAAACGCAGATTATTAAGTGCGAATGTTTAATTTAAAAAGATAATAAACACGGTGGTTCTCAATGTACAAAAGATTAAAAACCGACCGCTTGTTATTAGATTTATGTTAATTT
This portion of the Vespertiliibacter pulmonis genome encodes:
- the panF gene encoding sodium/pantothenate symporter → MNMLILLPLIMYLFFVFGVAFYAYRQRTSGHFLTDYYVGGRSMSGFVLAMTMAATYVGASSFIGGPGAAYKYGLGWVLLAMIQVPAVILSLGVLGKKFAILARQNNSLTINDMLLARYKSPVIVWLSSFAILLSFLAMMLVQFIGAGRLLETTLGISYEMSLFIFALTVGAYTFFGGFRAVVLTDAIQGLVMMIGTLLLLGGVIYFAGGIEPIINKLEMINPQLITPYGIDERPLDFTFMLSFWVLVCFGLMGLPQLAMRSMAYKNSKALHQAMIIGTVVVSILMLGMHLAGALGRALLPDLTVVDQVIPTLMLKVLPPVVVGIFLAAPMAAIMSSIDSMLIQASSTIIKDLYLAFRPTAIENEPRLKIFSTLTTLGLTIIVFLLAFNPPDMLIWLNLLSLGGLEATFLWVIVLGLYWQKANATGAIFSMMIGLGSYMLMAGLQIKLFNFHSIVPSLFFGLIAFGIGNLLGKRRLLSANV